A single window of Vitreimonas flagellata DNA harbors:
- a CDS encoding ABC-type transport auxiliary lipoprotein family protein, whose amino-acid sequence MMRASIFLLPLVLGGCISLLPEPPPPPRVFVLEAADVAPLSQRIDATIAVAQPTGERTIMGTDVIWRTGDELAYVAQTQWSARSEFALQNMLIHTLARQGAFSAATRAGEGRAHYEVRWDVLDFEVREDSMQARFVADVRIVASPGRRIIAQRVIEAEAPVSDRSSSIATQALARAAREGAARIGVFAAEAASADQATQQPAAN is encoded by the coding sequence ATGATGCGCGCGTCGATCTTTCTTTTGCCGCTGGTGCTGGGTGGGTGCATTTCGCTGCTGCCTGAGCCGCCGCCGCCGCCGCGCGTGTTCGTGCTGGAGGCCGCTGATGTCGCGCCGCTCTCGCAGCGTATCGACGCGACGATCGCCGTGGCGCAGCCGACGGGCGAGCGCACCATCATGGGTACGGACGTTATCTGGCGCACCGGCGACGAATTGGCCTATGTCGCGCAAACGCAATGGTCGGCGCGTTCGGAATTCGCGCTGCAGAACATGCTGATCCATACCCTGGCGCGTCAGGGCGCTTTCAGCGCGGCGACGCGCGCGGGTGAGGGCCGGGCGCACTACGAAGTGCGCTGGGACGTGCTCGATTTCGAAGTGCGCGAAGATAGTATGCAGGCGCGCTTCGTGGCGGATGTGCGCATTGTCGCCTCGCCGGGCCGGCGCATCATCGCGCAACGCGTGATCGAAGCGGAAGCGCCAGTGTCGGATCGCTCCTCCAGCATCGCCACTCAAGCGCTTGCGCGCGCCGCCCGCGAAGGCGCCGCGCGCATTGGCGTGTTCGCGGCGGAAGCTGCGTCAGCCGATCAGGCGACGCAGCAGCCAGCGGCGAACTGA
- a CDS encoding DUF3592 domain-containing protein — protein sequence MRWVFVLMFAGLGAMMLYVGVAQYVLQHRIAEYARPIEVEIIHSEVTRSLSSDTDPSLSRNTSTTTYTPEVRFRYVVEGRAYESAMMRPNIIETTYGSHEDAAAALADYPLGARVQAWVDDAHLENAFLILEKGIGPIVFTIVGLLALGVAYLAFRFIR from the coding sequence ATGCGCTGGGTGTTCGTGCTGATGTTCGCGGGTCTTGGCGCGATGATGCTTTATGTCGGTGTCGCGCAATACGTGCTGCAGCATCGCATCGCCGAGTACGCGCGGCCGATCGAGGTGGAGATTATCCATTCCGAAGTGACGCGCAGTTTGTCGAGCGACACTGATCCAAGCTTGTCGCGCAATACGTCCACCACGACTTACACGCCGGAAGTGCGGTTTCGATACGTCGTCGAAGGTCGCGCATACGAAAGCGCAATGATGCGCCCCAACATCATCGAAACCACTTATGGCTCGCACGAAGATGCGGCGGCGGCATTGGCGGACTATCCGCTGGGCGCGCGCGTGCAGGCATGGGTTGATGACGCGCATCTGGAGAATGCGTTTCTCATTCTAGAGAAGGGCATAGGCCCGATCGTGTTTACGATTGTTGGCTTGCTTGCGCTTGGCGTCGCCTATCTCGCCTTCCGGTTCATCCGATGA